In Anomaloglossus baeobatrachus isolate aAnoBae1 chromosome 10, aAnoBae1.hap1, whole genome shotgun sequence, the genomic window AATCGAGGATGGTCACTGGGGGGGCGGCTGCTGGGGCATCGAGGACAGGGCTGTCCTGCTGGCAGAGTTGATGTTCCCGAACCTGAGACAGGGCAGCTTTAGCATTGAGaacttcagagaaaaaaaaaaaaacaaagtgcaaAATTAGTCAAAAGGGAGAGTGGGTGGGTGAAACGAACAAAcagagttacataggttaaaaacaaACAAGTCAGTGGGGATCTGACCCAATGAAAACGACATGATCGAGATGGAAAGATGGCTGCATATTATAGTCACGTTCTAGTGTAAATGTTTCCGTGTTAGTCATTTATGTAACACTTTGTACAAAagactttgttggtgatgaagcttcaagacgcctcctgtatgtagAAACGagccacctgcattgctcaggtggattttggcccattcttccacacaaactcgtcacatcctgcaggtcctggctccttctatgaactcggaGCTTTATTCCCTTCCATACATttgctattggattcagctccggtgatcggctcggtcattctagcagctttattttctttctctttaaCCAGTTGATCGTTTCCTCGGCTatgtatttgggatcattgtcttgctgaaatgtccaccctcgtttcatcgtcatcatcctggtagatggcagcagatttttttattaagaatgtctctgtacatttgtccattcatccttccttcgatTATATGAAGTTTGCTAGTGACATATGCTGAGGAAAAACagacccacaccatgatgttcccacctccacacttcaccgtTATTGGTGCTTTTTGGGAGATTTGTATTTTGGCCTACAAATATGGTGTAGtatgacatccaaagagttcaattttggtctcatctgaccagactatattctcccagtatttcacaggtttgaCTAAATGTTGTTGATTAAACTTTAAAACACTCTTAAACCTACTttatgttcagcaatggagtcttgcatagtgagcgtgcatacaggagcgtgcatacaggagcgtgcatacaggccatggagggtgaaTGCATTATTGATTGTTTTCTTTGaacaattgtacttgctgattccaggtctttctgtcacTCTCCACAGATGgcctttggctcttggacaactcttctgataattattttcattcttgcagggagcacctggtcgtggctgaTTTATGCTGAAATTaagttctttccacttccggattatggcctcaacagtgctcattggaacctccagtagtttagaaattacacagcggcctggctcttatatacagcatgttagaatgctgtatatgagcccactggtggtggccacagcttataggctccaaatctgctgacaggttccctttaagtgacggACTTAAGCCGTAGTGTGATCACATTGCGTTCTggtctccgttcagtggtcccgtcagggcttCCATCCAAACACCCAacaaaacgggtttcggatgtATACACTGTcgggaccattgactataatggtgcagatggagtccccctgtgctctgtcgtgcaccattttcgggagtatacgctttctggaggcagacacccagacatagtagactgcatTTGGGTTTTCACCTCCAGTAAGTAAGTATATTCCTGAAGACGGTGCACaagagagcacacggtgactctccctgtctgcaccattatagtcaatggcctcgttggcgcatgcgtccaaaacccattttacggggggtttggacggaagccccaatgggaccactgaatggagatcagaacgcaatgtgaaagcggacTTAGACGTTTGATGGAAAAACagattaaatatatataaaatattatataatatatatattatacacacacatacatacatatacatacacacacacatatattatatatattatattatatatacacacacacacacacacacacacacacatacatatatacatacacacacgcttattcttttttttttgtatttttttatttttttttaattatatgatGCAGTGTGAAAAATCATTGTTGATGCCATTTACGGGGGATCACAAACAATGGCAGACTGTATACTACCGCACTGTACGTACCTGGGTTGTCTTTTTCAGTATCGGAATCAAGTTCTTGACATGAAATACAGAGTAATTTTTTCTGACGGTCCTGTAATAATATCGTCTATAGAGgaggaaaagaaggaaaaaaaaaaaagaaggaaaaagaaaaatcaGTACAATGTAAGGAGGCTGGAGGAGAAGTGTGTGGGGCCGGACCGGCGCTCGCTCACCCCACAGGTCTCGCAGCTCTCTCCCAGCATTCGATATCCCTTCAGTAAGTAATCGCCCATCATTTTGCTAATCTTATCACTGCGCTCTCGTCGCGCTCTTAAGAGTTTCATGTCGGCCTCCGATGGAGGAGACCACGTGTCATCATCTTCTGTCCAAAATGGGTAAAAAGAGGATACAAATTGCATTGGATGGAAAAAAAAGTAATGGACAAAATAAAAAAGTCTGGATTCAAGAAATGTGACATCGACTCAATCCCATCGCCCCATCCTTCTATTCTCTCTGAGATGCCTGGCAGCAACCTATTCCCCTTGCCTCTATtgaaaacacatgcacgctcaacTAAACCAAGCATGCATAGTATGGACATTTTATTTTACTAAAATGCATGTCTTTGGGTGTAAAAAACATTTTTGCGATTGGGTTTCATTACAAATGTTGCACCGTTTGATTTCTATAGTCCCCGTGGTGCAATTTGCattgctggctgcaaagtgagtcaactgagaatctatcagtgagctcgttctgatgGGAAGTTTGTTATTTTTTTCCTATCTGAGCTTCTCTCAGATGATTTATGATCACATCAAAATTCATCTCTCCTTGTTGTGGTCTgaagtcataaatcagctgagaagagCTCAGAAAGACAGGTCATAAGGTTGGAAACTATGAGAACGAGCTCACTGACAGGTTCTCAGTTTACATTGCTGGCTGCAGAAAAGGTAAGGGAAACAAAACAACTCTTAAAAGCTAAATGGTGGAAACCTTTTTGATGAAACACAATTATCAAAATTATTTTTAGACCAAAATAcaagcacttaaaggggttgtccaatgatGTGCAGAGAGGCCGATTGTTATTATTATGATCCACAGGTGTTGTGCACGTCTTAGTCTAACAAACAGGATCACTTGTTGCTTGTGCCCGCGTCTCTGCAAGTGCATGGGGTCAAAATCTCACCGGCTCATTTTTCGATGTGCCTCTAGTTATCACCAAATAAACCctttaagtaaataaaaaaaaataaatgaccccAAAGGTGTTCTTATCCTTCCAGAAAAGACAACATCACCCACGCCAGGAAGAAATTGGTTGGATGTAACAATGCAAGACGGCTCCACTCACCCTGTAATGCCATGATGCCGAAACTAGAGGCTGATGCCGGTAACCTGGAACGTCACAAGCGCCTAGAtctaaaggggaaaaaaaggaagaataaacataactagtagtgatgagcgggcactaccatgctcaggtgctcagtacttgtacctagtgatgagcgggcactaccatgctcgggttctcagtacttgtacctagtgatgagcgggcactaccatgctcgggtgctcagtacttgtacctagtgatgagcgggcactaccatgctcgggttctcagtacttgtacctagtgatgagcgggcactaccatgctcgggttctcagtacttgtacctagtgatgagcgggcactaccatgctcacgtgctctgtactcgtaactagtgatgagcgggcactaccatgctcgggtgctctgtactcgtaactagtgatgagcaggcactaccatgctcgggttctcagtactcgtaactagtgatgagcgagcactaccatgctcgggtgctcagtacttgtaactagtgatgagcgggcactaccatgctcgggtgctctgtactcgtaactagtgatgagcgagcactaccatgctcgggtgctcagtacttgtaactagtgatgagcgggcactaccatgctcgggtgctctgtactcgtaactagtgatgagcgggcactaccatgctcgagtgctcagtacttgtaactagtgatgagcgggcactaccatgctcggtactcgtaactagtgatgagtgggcactaccatgctcaggtgctcagtactcgtaactagtgatgagcgggcactaccatgctcgggtgctcagtactcgtaactagtgatgagcgggcactaccatgctcaggtgttcagtacttgtaactagtgatgcgcgagcactaccatgctcgggtgctcagtacttttaactagtgatgagcgagcactaccatgctcaggtgctcagtactcgtaactagtgatcagcgggcactaccatgctcgggtgctcggtagtcgtaactagtgatcagcgggcactaccatgctcgggtgctcagtacttttaactagtgatgagcgagcactaccatgcactggtgctcagtacttgtaactagtgatgagcgggcactaccatgctcgggtgctcagtactcgtaactagtgatcagcgggcactaccatgctcgggtgctcggtagtcgtaactagtgatcagcgggcactaccatgctcgggtgctcagtacttttaactagtgatgagcgagcactaccatgcacaggtgctcagtacttgtaactagtgatgagcgggcactaccatgctcgggtgctcagtactcgtaactagtgatcagcgggcactaccatgctcgggtgctcggtagtcgtaacgagcagttggacgctttGAGAGGCGTGacttgagtacctgagtataatgaaagtcaatggggaaatcttccagaaaaatgctcaagttccccactgacttccttataggctgtgtgcgcacgttgcatgctTTTATGCTGTGTTTAGAGCTgctgtgtaactgcatgcgtcctgcttccccagcacaatctatgaggaTTGTGCATAATCCAACCAAATGTTGCGTTTGAGAGAGCAGCGTttcggatgctgaaattttgatccaaaacgTTGCCTTCTCAATAGCAACATGTcacttttgtgcgttctggatgcttttcccactctgtctatggcttctgccgcactcacgtgaaattcacgcacgtgccgagagacacgtattttccctgcgtgttgcgtgcaggtaagtacgtgtctctggtacgtgcggacacgtgtgttctacgtgtgctatccgcgatagcacacgtagaaccggtaattattatactcacctggtccttcctgctgtccgtggtgctgatcctcagtctccagccctcccgtctccccgctgctgctgccaggcagtgaagtgaatattcaatgagaataatgagcggcggtcggcagcaagaggcagcagcggcagagacaggagggctggagaaggtgagttaatgtttttttatttttcactgacatgtgtggtttctccggtgcgtgtcacacgggaccgcatccacactacacccgtgtggtgcaggtgcgggccgtgtgacacccgtgctgcgggagaaaacactgacatgtcagcgctttcaaaaaagcacacgtacaaacgcacacggacacacgttccgtgtggttttacgtgtgtgtgcctgctacaatagggtagcattggttaaagtgtctccgtgccgccggtacgtgtaaaaaatgacaaacacgtgccggcagcacggatgtgtggcgctagcctatggCAGAGCAAGTATCCGGAACGCATCAATTCTGCATTCAACAATTCATAAGAATGCAGCTTTTCGGCTGTGTTCTGAAATGCAGGAACGCTGCGGAAGATTTGGCACggcagaacgcagacgtgcgcacatacccatactgTACACAAGCTGACCCCATTAGCGCATCCGAGTATGGTACTGAGGATTGGCTAACAATGTTAACGTAGTGTCCAACTTCTTTAACGTCATATGAACAAGGGCAAGAATCACTGCCCAGACTCATCAGGCCTCTGCAATGGCAGCGCAGGGAGCTCGTCATTGAAGCCAAGGTCCTACAGTAAGTCAGTACACCCAACATAGGATACAGATAATTGTACAATACTGTATACGTATAAGTGATCACGGGTTCAAATCTCATTTATATATGgcttgctttttttttaacaaataaaaaaattgtatatattgtgtattattctatatatattattatctatatattattatCTATTatcaatttatattatatatatatatatatatatattatagatataataaaaaataaatctttatttttatatagcgctaacatattccgcagcgctttacatacatcaggaacactgtccccattggggctcacaatctaaattgcctatctctatatctttggagtgtgggaggaaaccagagaacccggaagaaacccacgcaaacacggggagaacatacaaactccttgcagatggtgtccttggtgggatttgaacccaagaccccagcgctgcaagactgcagtgctaaccactgagccaccgtgccgctctatacatacatacatacatacatacatacatacatacatacatacatacacacacacatctatatctacGTAATTTCATAGCCAGCGCTGTGGGAGGGAGGGGGATGTGCTTACAGAGGGAGCGATCTCCATCTGTCAAACTTCTTCAGGTGCTGCTGTCACTACTGATTACGGCATGTGAGGGGTTACATGTCAAGAATGGGCGATAGCCGGACTGAACAATCAGCAGACACGGCCGTCAGCACTGAGTGACGAAATAAGGGGTTAAATTCCCTCCATTtttccagaaaaaaataaataaaatgaaaaaaaaagaaaaaattatatatatatatatatatatatatatatatatatatatatacacacacatatatgtatgtatgtatgtatgtatgtatgtatatatatatatatatatatgtgtgcgtatacatatatatatatgtatgtgtgtatatatatatatgtgtatgtatgtgtatatatatatatatatatatatatatatatgtgtatgtatgtgtgtgcgtctatgtatatatatgtgtatgtatgtatgtgtgtgcgtgtatatatatatatatgtgtatgtatgtgtgtgtgtatgtatatatatatatgtgtatgtatgtgtgtgcgtgtatgtatatatatatatatatatatatgtgtatgcgtgtatgtatatatatgtgtatgtatgtatgtgtgtgcgtgtatatatatatatgtgtatgtatgtgtgtgtgtatgtatatatatatatatatatatatatgtgtatgtatgtgtgtgcgtgtatgtatatatatagatgtgtatgtatgtatgtgtgtgcgtgtgtgtatatatatatatatatatatatatgtgtatgtatgtgtgtgtgtgtgtgtgcatatatatatatatatgtgtatgtatgtgtgtgcgtgtatgtatatatatatatatatgtgtatgtatgtgtgcgtgtatgtatatatatatatatatatatgtgtatgtatgtatgtgtgtgcgtgtatatatatatatatatatatattataaaaaaaacttttttgggggggtgtaactGTCTATACTAATAAAATATTgacagattttttttcttctttggatAAAAAGGAATAAAAGTAAAATTTGATATCTATAAAactacaaaataataataaaaaaggtgccaagtcatgaaggggttaatgagccaCCGTTTGACCGGCGCACAGCGACGTGCTGGATTATTTCCCATAAGCCCCCCGTCCTGCGTCCCCACCGCTCCGGCTCTCACCTAGTCACCAGCAGCCGCCACACACGAGGTAACCCGCACCGAGGAACTAACTCCAAGCGAGCGATACAGGACCTTTGATTACGTCGAGaccatgtgaccaatcacgtgaGTGTTAGCCCTATGGTGCTAAAGGAGCTGGcatgatgtcataaccatgtgacttGTCACGTGTTTGCGTTCCATTGCTGGAAAGGCCCTTTGATGACGACGTAACCGTGTGGTCAGTCACGTGTGTGGGAAGAGCCAGACTCCAGGCTGTGTGGTGGTAGAGGAGTCCGTGCAGTCTGTGCTGCTCTCCTGCGGTCTCTCAACATTAGATAAACAGCTTATTATCGGCTCATTATGCTTTTGATACTTTtgctttatattattattttttttattgcagGGAACATACAAGGACCAAAATTTAAATGATGAagtctttattttttttgtttacagcaTTTATTGTAtgatttaaaggggctgtccattaCTGTTACCTGATAATGAGTCTCAGTCTGGAAAGTTGTGGGTTTTAATTGTTTGTATTTTTATATATTAGTTTTATATTAAACAAGGGTAAACGTTCAAAAACAAAACTTCCCTTATGAGCAGCATGACAAATAGAGCTAgaaacagagggaggagctagagacagggaGGAgctaggtgaaagagagaggagctaTGGGCACAGGGAGGAGGTAGAGGCAGATAGAAGAGCTAGTGGGGAAGAGGGATGGACAGGGGGAGGAGTTATGGGCACAGGGAGGAGCTAGGGGTAGAGGGAGAATCTAAAGGCTAAGGGAGGAGCTATGGGCACAGGGGGGAATTATGGGCACAGGGATTGGCtgggggcagagggaggagctagatgcagaaggACGAGCTAGGAACACAGGGAGGAgctaggggcagagggaggagctagaggcacaggGAGAATCAAAAGGTAGAGGCACAggcaagagctagaggcagaggaaggatctATGGgtatagggaggagctagaggcaggaccTATGGGTACAGGGAGGAGGTAGGGGCAGACGGAGGACCTaacggcagagggaggagctagaggcagaaggagaagCTAGGGGCACTGGAAGGCGCTTGAGGCCATAGGGGAATAGGGAGGAGCTAGGGGGTACAGGGAGGAGCtacggcagagggaggagctagaagcagggcTCCACCCCTCATCACTCTTCtagctacatagaatctcatcagcaccaactgccatttcctatgtcagtaatgggaaagtcttcactgatcaTGATTGATCAATTCTTGCATCAgcagtgtccctgcctttgatgcttgctgacacgctgagcccGCATCCTTCCCtgcacttgatggctgatttaatcagccatcatgtgcctctaacagccaacGGTGGATATCGGATCCACccacagctgttaaccagttaaatcctgcgGTCAATCTCTGTCAGCAGCATTTAACAAACGCAGACAGGAAGCATGTGATTGATCACGGGGCACCGATGAGTTGTCAGCTGATGACCTCTATCATCTGTCATCCTCCTGTGAACGCTGACTACGAGCGACATTCATAGGAGATgaattctgctgtacagagcgaggctgatgctgatgcTCTGTTCTGTTCAGCACAAGCGATCGGACGATCtcagcttcaagtctcctaagcAGTCTATTAaatatcgtaaaaaaaaaaaacacaacagttcaTAGGGGGCTATTAACtacagtaaaaagtgaaaaaaaaagttttattaaaaaataaaaattaaaaaagttataacCACCCCCTTttgcccattaaaaataaaaacaaaaaaaacaaaaaatacacgttttgcatcaccatatttagaaatgtctaatctatcaaaatatataatgaaTTGatttgatcagtaaatggcgtaacaagaaaaaaaaatcataacgcCAGAATTACgtgtttttggtcgccacaacattgcaataaaatgcaacaaaaatCGATCATAACATTGTATGTACCgcaaaatagtatcagtaaaaatgtcagctgaagacgcaaaaaataagccgtcactgagccccagatactgaaaaatgagaatgttacaggtTTTGAAAAATCGcgaaaaaaacaaattttttttttttacaaatttgtgatttttttcaccacttgtattaaaaaaaaaccccataagtgTTTGgtctctatgaactcgtactgacctgaggaatcatgctgccaggtcagatttaccatataataaacctgataaataaaaaaaaccaacattgtggaattgcacttgttttgctttttaatttattttgtcCCAGTCCACAATGGGTCAGAATGaacggtgtcattcaaaaatacatctcatcctgcaaaaagcaagccTTTCCTTGCGTTTaggatcagttttgaactgcagcgtttttgtgcccaaatgcatgcgttttggttttccattaaagacaatgagaattcatgatttcttgtccgcactttgcgtttccaaacgcatctcaaaatttgcataagtttggtcaaaaaccatgcgttcagaaaaggaccctgtcaattgtttttgccatttgtggtgcgttttgttaacattgaagtcaatgagaagtagcaaaaagcaagaaatatcaaaattcctgcgttttacctgctttttcattgtagaaaacatgcgttttggactaccaaaacgcatgctttttgaacgtcaaaataatgatttgatatgtccctttacacacacacataatccgacaattaaatttaagaataatatgcatttattgctattttaccgataaaatgtatattaacgctataattttattaaatatatctttttccattatttttcccattaatatagatttgtcccttttttttctcttttttcattctgtttgactatgtaatctttatttagcagtgttttgatgttcaaaatgcatctgtggaaacgcatgtggaaacgcatggaaaaagcgctaaaaacgtatCTAAAaagcagtaaatacgcatgcgttttgtgCGCtacatttctgaaaaaggcaactttggctaaatcaattaaggctaaaacgtgcgtttacaactgcat contains:
- the ZNRD2 gene encoding protein ZNRD2 isoform X1 codes for the protein MALQEDDDTWSPPSEADMKLLRARRERSDKISKMMGDYLLKGYRMLGESCETCGTILLQDRQKKLLCISCQELDSDTEKDNPVLNAKAALSQVREHQLCQQDSPVLDAPAAAPPVTILDSTPIDVVVASNVRDPVASAEVALLEKMNWATHQLKETSSVEHSSQLCALIGTCAQSLKSLRDLRH
- the ZNRD2 gene encoding protein ZNRD2 isoform X2 is translated as MALQDDDTWSPPSEADMKLLRARRERSDKISKMMGDYLLKGYRMLGESCETCGTILLQDRQKKLLCISCQELDSDTEKDNPVLNAKAALSQVREHQLCQQDSPVLDAPAAAPPVTILDSTPIDVVVASNVRDPVASAEVALLEKMNWATHQLKETSSVEHSSQLCALIGTCAQSLKSLRDLRH